A region of Nostoc sp. 'Peltigera membranacea cyanobiont' N6 DNA encodes the following proteins:
- a CDS encoding CTB family bacteriocin, with translation MSDNIKPVELSAEELDNVAGGAFSFVIADNYNALDRQAGGTVLGPNGGIGSSTVQQTTVSHQSLEEIKATGFFPSTLES, from the coding sequence ATGTCTGACAACATTAAGCCCGTAGAATTATCTGCTGAAGAATTAGACAACGTTGCTGGTGGCGCTTTTAGCTTTGTGATTGCTGACAACTACAACGCACTCGATCGGCAAGCTGGCGGAACTGTTCTTGGCCCTAATGGCGGTATTGGCTCTTCCACCGTTCAACAAACTACTGTATCTCATCAAAGTTTGGAAGAAATTAAAGCAACTGGCTTCTTTCCTTCCACTCTTGAAAGTTAA
- a CDS encoding CTB family bacteriocin encodes MSDNIKPVELSAEELDNVAGGAFSFVIADNYNALDQQAGGTVLGPNGGIGSSTVQQTAISHQSLQEIKATGFFPSALES; translated from the coding sequence ATGTCTGACAACATTAAGCCCGTAGAATTATCTGCTGAAGAATTGGACAACGTTGCTGGTGGCGCTTTTAGCTTTGTAATTGCTGACAACTACAACGCACTCGATCAGCAAGCTGGCGGAACTGTTCTTGGCCCTAATGGCGGTATTGGCTCTTCCACCGTTCAACAAACTGCTATATCTCATCAAAGTTTGCAAGAAATTAAAGCAACTGGCTTCTTTCCTTCCGCTCTTGAAAGTTAA
- a CDS encoding CTB family bacteriocin: MSDNIKPVELSAEELDNVAGGAFSFVIADNYNALDQQAGETVVGPHGGIGSSTVQQTTVSHQSLQEIKATGFFPSTLES, encoded by the coding sequence ATGTCTGACAACATTAAGCCCGTAGAATTATCTGCTGAAGAATTGGACAACGTTGCTGGTGGCGCTTTTAGCTTTGTAATTGCTGACAACTACAACGCACTCGATCAACAAGCTGGTGAAACCGTTGTTGGCCCTCATGGCGGTATTGGCTCTTCCACCGTTCAACAAACTACTGTATCTCATCAAAGTTTGCAAGAAATTAAAGCAACTGGCTTCTTTCCTTCCACTCTTGAAAGTTAA
- a CDS encoding CTB family bacteriocin: MSDDIKPVELSTEELDNVAGGAFSYVNAHNFNFSDKQASAVIIGADGGIASFNSQETTISQQDLLEIKFTGEEFPSGIPSNLFLSS; this comes from the coding sequence ATGTCTGACGACATTAAGCCAGTAGAACTATCTACTGAAGAATTGGATAACGTTGCTGGTGGTGCTTTTAGTTATGTTAATGCTCATAACTTCAACTTTTCGGATAAGCAAGCTAGTGCAGTAATTATCGGTGCTGATGGCGGTATTGCATCCTTCAATAGTCAGGAAACTACTATATCTCAACAAGATTTGCTCGAAATCAAATTCACTGGAGAAGAATTTCCTAGCGGGATTCCTAGTAATTTGTTTCTAAGCTCATAA
- a CDS encoding CTB family bacteriocin, which translates to MSDDEITPNDEAIELSDEELDDVAGGFNLQFTAARFHKSTRGFSQETSRRRGHHSTRSTFHTETIDSSLFQLTITDATTEDLKVLGELFGDISALDGSA; encoded by the coding sequence ATGTCAGATGACGAAATTACTCCGAATGATGAAGCTATCGAACTATCAGATGAAGAGTTAGACGACGTAGCGGGTGGTTTCAATTTACAGTTTACGGCTGCGCGATTTCACAAATCGACAAGGGGATTTAGCCAAGAAACATCACGAAGACGAGGGCATCACTCAACACGTTCAACTTTTCATACAGAGACAATAGACTCTTCTCTGTTCCAACTCACCATCACCGATGCGACAACTGAGGATCTAAAAGTTCTTGGCGAGTTGTTTGGAGATATATCTGCGCTCGATGGTTCTGCATAA
- a CDS encoding cyclic nucleotide-binding domain-containing protein gives MTEVLLKELTNSDIDWILATGQREEITADTILIRQGTPVNALYILLDGALSVSVAQADDNPIGRAFAALEGGELSGREVARLANGEVVGEMPFLASYQSSTTVKAARKSLVLKIPQQQLIQKLQEDVTFAAHFYRAIAVLLAQRLEQMIGQIGQSTVVLFQPQIREILFTFAELNDSDIGWMIVAGNAMRIPAGTVLFQAGRPVDALYILLDGKMVASIAEDTSNPLTRAFSTLEETDHIEREFARLSRGDIVGETPFVEASPPAMTIRAVEDAIVLSIPKWRLSAKLLHDVAFAARFYRVLAILLADKQQGIINSLGYGRISYSSGKSLDERLTYEDELSSSFLAQVTLAGTRFDWMLKQIRGN, from the coding sequence ATGACAGAAGTTCTACTTAAGGAACTGACAAATAGCGATATTGACTGGATCTTGGCAACGGGTCAAAGAGAAGAAATTACTGCTGATACGATCCTCATCCGCCAAGGAACACCTGTTAATGCCCTCTACATTCTGCTAGATGGAGCATTAAGCGTTTCTGTGGCTCAGGCTGATGATAACCCTATTGGTCGGGCGTTTGCTGCTCTTGAAGGTGGCGAACTGTCAGGACGAGAGGTTGCACGGCTTGCAAATGGTGAAGTTGTTGGAGAAATGCCCTTTTTAGCCTCCTACCAGTCTTCGACTACGGTTAAAGCCGCTAGAAAGTCGCTTGTGTTGAAGATTCCTCAGCAGCAGTTGATTCAAAAATTGCAAGAAGATGTTACCTTTGCTGCCCATTTTTATCGAGCGATCGCAGTTCTCCTTGCTCAACGATTAGAGCAGATGATCGGCCAAATTGGCCAAAGTACAGTCGTTCTTTTTCAACCACAAATTCGAGAAATTTTATTTACATTTGCAGAATTAAATGATAGCGATATTGGTTGGATGATTGTTGCAGGTAATGCGATGAGAATTCCTGCGGGAACGGTGTTGTTTCAGGCGGGAAGACCCGTTGATGCTCTCTATATTTTATTAGATGGCAAGATGGTGGCTTCCATTGCTGAAGATACAAGTAATCCTCTCACCCGTGCCTTTTCAACTTTGGAAGAAACAGATCATATCGAACGAGAGTTTGCCAGATTATCGCGGGGTGACATAGTTGGCGAAACACCCTTTGTCGAAGCCAGTCCACCTGCAATGACCATTCGGGCGGTTGAAGATGCGATCGTATTATCGATTCCCAAATGGCGACTTTCTGCTAAATTGCTACACGATGTAGCTTTTGCTGCCCGATTTTATCGAGTATTAGCAATTTTGTTAGCAGATAAACAGCAAGGAATTATTAATAGTCTGGGTTACGGCAGAATCAGCTATAGTTCAGGCAAATCTTTAGATGAACGCTTGACTTATGAAGATGAATTGAGTTCTAGCTTTTTGGCTCAAGTGACACTTGCGGGGACTCGATTTGATTGGATGCTGAAGCAGATTCGCGGTAATTGA
- a CDS encoding NHLP bacteriocin system secretion protein, with amino-acid sequence MTTNKSNLFRKEALDRLSSPERLDQLMQVVQPKKWIPLAAMGSLIAVGLTWSVFGRIPITVAGQGVVVFPSKVVGFQSPSSGQILMLFVRTGDEVKKGQVLATIDQTELQDKLKLARVKLAQLHEQDQNANSLQLQRTVLDKGAIAQQRQALLQTLKTTQSLTPILRNKGLESIRQERHNLEEQLQTTRDLIPTFKERFAIRQQLRQEGAVSSDTVLQAQQEFLNSKTKINEIQSQLKQLNVKEADAEREFLANVNTTKDLEAQLAVLDSKFAGQAEQDLAISTNRKKEIQDTQRAIAELKLEIKANSQVISSFNGRVLELSAVPGQTLEKGARIGAIEARDSGNKLVGVAFFPVSEGKKIQKGMELQLTPSTVKRERFGGIIGKVTSISAFPVSKDSASSVVGGLEVLQGLTTEGAQIQVFTELQPDPSTKSRFRWSSSKGPDSQITSGTTASVRVKIDEQSPISFVFPILRSWSGMY; translated from the coding sequence ATGACGACCAATAAAAGCAACCTATTTCGTAAAGAAGCACTCGATCGCTTATCCTCCCCGGAGCGGCTGGATCAACTTATGCAGGTGGTGCAGCCAAAGAAGTGGATTCCGTTAGCTGCAATGGGATCTCTAATTGCCGTTGGACTTACTTGGAGTGTTTTTGGTCGCATTCCCATTACCGTAGCCGGACAAGGCGTAGTGGTTTTTCCTAGCAAAGTCGTTGGATTTCAGTCTCCTAGTTCTGGGCAGATTTTGATGCTCTTTGTTCGTACAGGCGATGAAGTCAAAAAAGGACAGGTACTAGCGACAATCGACCAAACTGAACTTCAAGATAAGTTGAAACTTGCACGAGTCAAGCTTGCTCAACTTCATGAACAAGACCAAAATGCCAATTCTCTACAACTTCAGCGCACGGTTTTAGATAAAGGTGCGATCGCGCAACAACGTCAAGCACTCCTGCAAACTCTCAAAACAACCCAATCCCTAACGCCAATTCTCAGAAATAAAGGTCTGGAGTCGATTCGGCAAGAGCGTCACAATTTAGAGGAACAGTTGCAGACAACGCGAGATTTAATCCCCACGTTCAAAGAACGATTTGCAATTCGCCAGCAGTTACGCCAAGAAGGAGCAGTTTCGAGTGATACCGTCCTTCAGGCGCAACAAGAATTTCTCAATAGCAAAACTAAAATTAATGAAATCCAATCGCAACTCAAACAACTTAATGTTAAAGAAGCTGATGCAGAACGAGAATTTTTGGCAAATGTCAATACAACTAAAGACCTGGAAGCTCAATTAGCAGTACTAGACAGTAAATTTGCTGGGCAAGCAGAACAAGATTTAGCTATTTCTACTAATCGAAAAAAAGAAATTCAAGACACGCAGCGAGCGATCGCAGAATTAAAATTAGAAATTAAAGCAAATAGCCAAGTTATCAGCAGTTTCAATGGACGGGTTTTAGAACTTTCTGCGGTTCCTGGACAAACCCTCGAAAAGGGCGCTCGGATTGGCGCAATCGAAGCTAGAGACTCCGGGAATAAGTTAGTCGGGGTGGCATTCTTCCCGGTCAGTGAAGGCAAAAAGATTCAAAAGGGTATGGAGTTGCAACTCACCCCTTCTACGGTTAAACGAGAACGGTTTGGTGGCATTATCGGGAAGGTAACAAGCATCTCTGCGTTTCCGGTTAGTAAGGACAGCGCATCAAGCGTGGTTGGCGGTCTGGAAGTTTTGCAAGGATTAACCACAGAAGGGGCACAAATTCAAGTTTTCACGGAACTTCAGCCAGATCCTTCGACTAAAAGCCGTTTTCGGTGGTCGTCGTCTAAAGGGCCAGATAGCCAAATCACATCTGGAACCACCGCCTCAGTGCGCGTGAAGATAGATGAACAATCCCCGATTTCCTTTGTATTTCCGATTCTGCGATCGTGGAGTGGAATGTATTGA
- a CDS encoding NHLP family bacteriocin export ABC transporter peptidase/permease/ATPase subunit: protein MRHNIRSQISQIGLRFKKIQRLISRPDRRRRTPTLLQMEAVECGAAALGIILGYYDRIVPLAELRQACGVSRDGSKASNILNAARSYGLQAKGFKVDLDGLRKLQCPYIVFWNFNHFLIVEGFAKDKVYLNDPATGPRTVSLPEFDQSFTGVVLIGEPSAEFQPGGRKPSLTLSLWDRLQSSLGALVYCVIAGLLLVIPGLAIPAFSQAFVDNVLIEGRSDWLRPLILGMIFTAILNGFLTLLQLQFLRRMKIKLAVGMSSRFLWHILRLPVSFYDQRFAGEISSRVRLNDSLANLLSGRLATTVISGFTVVFYALVMLQYDVVLTAIGIAFVIVNVSVWQWVSRQRVDANLRLMQEQGKVNGVAISGLQSMETLKASGLESEFFSRWAGYYAKAINARQEMDTTNQNLGVLPSFLSSITSMLLLTVGGLRVMDGVLSIGMLIAFQALMQRFLEPVNNLVSLAGELQEMEGNLGRLDDVLRNKIDPAVEREISISPTQLPAANVRLQGYIELRDITFGYNRSAPPLIENLSLSLKPGQRVALVGGSGSGKSTVAKLVCGLYEQWTGEILFDGKPRKHIPRSILTNSIALVEQDISLFAGSVRDNLTLWDSTVPFSNLVRACKDAAIQDVVLSMPGGYNADLAEGASNLSGGQRQRLEIARTLVNNPAILVMDEATSALDAESEKTIDQKLRERGCTCVIVAHRLSTIRDCDEIIVFDRGKVVQRGSHEELQQVEGKYLELIRSEGEAVQEA from the coding sequence ATGCGGCATAATATTAGATCACAAATATCACAAATTGGGCTGCGATTTAAAAAAATTCAACGCCTCATCAGTCGTCCCGATCGCCGCCGTCGGACTCCCACGCTCTTACAAATGGAGGCTGTAGAATGCGGTGCAGCCGCACTGGGGATTATTTTAGGATACTACGATCGCATTGTCCCTCTGGCAGAACTTCGTCAAGCTTGCGGTGTTTCACGGGATGGCAGTAAAGCATCTAATATTCTCAATGCTGCCCGCAGCTATGGATTGCAGGCGAAAGGCTTTAAGGTCGATTTGGATGGTTTACGCAAACTGCAATGTCCTTATATTGTCTTTTGGAATTTCAACCATTTCTTGATAGTTGAAGGATTTGCCAAAGACAAAGTTTATCTCAACGATCCTGCCACCGGGCCGCGGACAGTTTCGCTCCCAGAATTCGATCAGTCTTTTACTGGGGTAGTCTTAATTGGCGAACCGAGTGCAGAATTCCAGCCAGGAGGACGGAAACCGAGCCTGACATTATCTTTATGGGATCGATTGCAGAGTTCTCTAGGAGCATTGGTTTATTGTGTGATTGCCGGTTTGCTGTTAGTGATTCCCGGATTAGCCATCCCTGCGTTTTCCCAAGCCTTTGTGGATAATGTCTTGATTGAAGGCAGAAGTGATTGGTTGCGGCCGTTAATTTTAGGGATGATTTTCACAGCCATATTGAATGGTTTTTTAACATTACTTCAGCTGCAATTTCTGCGACGGATGAAAATTAAGCTAGCTGTGGGGATGTCTAGCCGATTTTTATGGCATATTCTGCGGCTACCAGTGAGTTTTTACGATCAGCGATTTGCCGGAGAAATTAGCAGCCGTGTCCGCCTTAACGATAGCTTGGCAAATCTGCTTTCAGGAAGATTAGCAACGACAGTTATTTCCGGCTTCACCGTTGTTTTTTATGCTTTAGTGATGCTGCAATATGATGTAGTTCTGACTGCGATCGGCATTGCTTTTGTAATCGTGAATGTCAGCGTGTGGCAATGGGTTTCACGGCAACGCGTCGATGCAAATCTGCGATTAATGCAAGAACAAGGCAAAGTGAACGGCGTAGCAATCTCTGGGCTGCAAAGTATGGAAACGCTCAAAGCATCCGGGCTAGAGTCAGAATTCTTTTCGCGGTGGGCAGGTTATTACGCTAAAGCCATTAATGCCCGGCAAGAAATGGATACAACTAATCAAAACCTGGGTGTGTTGCCGTCATTTCTCTCCTCGATTACATCCATGCTTTTGCTAACGGTGGGAGGGTTACGGGTAATGGATGGGGTACTCAGTATTGGGATGCTCATTGCCTTTCAAGCCTTGATGCAAAGATTTTTAGAACCTGTAAATAATCTGGTAAGTTTAGCGGGTGAACTCCAGGAAATGGAAGGCAATTTAGGTAGATTGGATGATGTGTTACGCAATAAAATCGACCCTGCCGTAGAGCGAGAAATTAGTATATCGCCAACTCAACTACCCGCCGCAAACGTTCGACTCCAAGGTTATATTGAACTCCGTGACATTACCTTTGGTTATAATCGCTCTGCACCTCCCTTGATTGAAAATCTCAGTCTTTCACTTAAACCCGGTCAGCGAGTCGCTTTGGTGGGTGGCAGTGGTTCGGGTAAGTCAACTGTTGCCAAGCTGGTGTGTGGATTATACGAACAGTGGACGGGTGAGATTTTATTTGATGGTAAACCGAGAAAACACATTCCGCGATCGATTCTCACTAATTCAATTGCTCTTGTTGAGCAAGATATCTCGCTATTTGCCGGCAGTGTGCGCGATAATCTCACGCTTTGGGATTCGACTGTTCCTTTTAGTAACCTGGTTCGCGCTTGTAAAGATGCTGCTATTCAGGATGTAGTGCTTTCTATGCCTGGAGGTTACAACGCTGACCTTGCAGAAGGAGCATCTAATTTGAGTGGTGGGCAGCGACAGCGATTAGAAATTGCCCGTACTTTAGTGAATAATCCGGCAATTTTGGTGATGGATGAAGCGACTAGTGCGCTTGATGCTGAGTCAGAAAAAACGATCGATCAGAAACTCCGGGAGCGTGGCTGCACTTGTGTAATTGTGGCGCATCGATTAAGCACAATTCGGGATTGTGACGAAATTATTGTCTTCGATCGCGGCAAGGTAGTGCAACGGGGTAGCCATGAAGAATTACAGCAGGTTGAAGGCAAGTATTTGGAATTAATTCGCAGTGAAGGCGAAGCAGTTCAGGAGGCGTAA